In Nymphaea colorata isolate Beijing-Zhang1983 chromosome 3, ASM883128v2, whole genome shotgun sequence, a genomic segment contains:
- the LOC116249856 gene encoding uncharacterized protein LOC116249856, with translation MAVGVFVHLLLVLLAASVVNHGSCSPVDSNVSSTLVPIGGQVIRPFFNESRRRLGSFQICALCTCCDGPRRLCLVSPCCYAITCNIPNRPFGFCSFVPKTCNCFGCSL, from the exons ATGGCCGTTGGAGTCTTTGTACACCTGCTGCTGGTGCTGCTTGCTGCATCTGTTGTCAACCATGGAAGCTGCTCTCCT GTGGATTCAAATGTCTCATCAACCCTTGTACCAATTGGAGGACAAGTAATAAGACCATTTTTCAACGAAAGCAGGAGGCGACTTGGGAGTTTTCAGATTTGTGCACTCTGTACATGCTGTGATGGGCCAAGGCGCCTCTGTTTAGTGTCTCCTTGCTGCTACGCGATTACCTGCAACATCCCCAACAGACCATTTGGGTTCTGTTCTTTCGTCCCCAAAACCTGTAACTGCTTCGGATGCAGTCTTTGA
- the LOC116249693 gene encoding single-stranded DNA-binding protein, mitochondrial-like: MASFTTLSRLTRSLFRISEWSTRPASHWRNLCTSRSGDEETEERSGSSSDSSESDSDVPENAIEEQSASPSPPTTGLNQRGFPYLLDNGMDAGIYKAILVGQVGQSPVQKKLKNGRTVTLFSVGTGGIRNNRRPFDNEDPKEYAGRCAVQWHRTCIYPEPLGRVAMEHVKLGSILYIEGNLETKVFTDPITGLPRRLREIAIRADGRLVFLSKESDTGEPPSAVVRNVGYF, from the exons ATGGCGTCCTTCACTACACTGTCTCGTCTGACCCGTTCCCTCTTCAGAATCTCAG AGTGGTCGACGCGTCCTGCGTCGCATTGGCGGAATCTCTGCACTTCTCGTTCCGGCGATGAAGAAACCGAGGAAAGAAGCGGCTCATCATCGGACTCTTCGGAAAGTGACTCCGACGTCCCGGAAAACGCCATCGAGGAACAATCAGCGTCCCCTTCTCCGCCCACCACTGGTTTGAACCAAAGGGGGTTTCCTTACCTTCTCGACAACGGCATGGACGCCGGTATCTACAAG GCGATCTTGGTGGGGCAGGTTGGGCAGTCGCCGGTgcagaagaagctgaagaacGGGCGGACAGTGACTCTTTTCTCGGTTGGAACGGGAGGGATCAGAAACAATCGCCGGCCATTTGATAATGAAGATCCAAAGGAATACGCGGGGCGATGTGCGGTGCAGTGGCACCGTACCTGCATCTACCCGGAGCCATTGGGCAGAGTCGCAATGGAGCACGTGAAATTAGG gtCAATTCTGTATATTGAAGGGAATTTGGAGACTAAGGTGTTTACTGATCCCATAACGGGTCTTCCCAGGCGTCTGCGAGAAATTGCCATTCGTGCGGATG GTAGATTGGTATTCTTGAGTAAAGAAAGTGATACTGGGGAGCCACCTTCAGCAGTTGTAAGAAACGTAGGCTATTTTTGA